The DNA region CGGGCCAGGCTGCCTTCGATCGCGGCCGCGACCTGGCGCAGGCAGTCGTCGCCGGCCAGATGGCCGTAGGTGTCGTTGTAGGCCTTGAAATGGTCGATATCGACGATGCTCGCCGACAGCGGCTGGCCGGCGCGGCGGCAGCGCTGCCACTCGCGCTCCAGGCGCTCGTCGAACTGGCGGCGGTTGGCCACGCCGGTCAGGCCGTCGACCCAGGCCATGCGCCGCAACAAATCCGACTGCAGCTTCAAGGTCAGGTGCGCGCGCACGCGGTTGCGCACGGTCAGCGCGTTGATCGGCTTGGTGATGAAGTCCACGCCGCCGGCGTCCCAGCACGCGGCTTCTTCGGCCGGATCGTCCAGGCTGGTGACGAAGATCACCGGGATGCTTTCGGTCTGCGCGTCGGCCTTGAGCGCACGGCACACTTCCAGCCCGCTCATGTCGGGCATGACCACGTCCAGCAGCACCAGGTCCGGCGGGGTCTGCCGGCAGAAGGCCAGCGCCTGCGCGCCGTTGGTGGCCATGAACACATCGTGGTCGGCGGAAAACACTTCGTGCAAGGCGCGGATGTTGATCGGCTGGTCGTCCACCACCAGCAAACGCGCGCGTTGCGAAGCGGCCGCCGTCCCGGGCAACGCCTCCACGTCGTACAGGGTCACGCTCATCTCCTCCCTCACCTGGGCACCGCCAGCAATCGGCCGCAAACCTCCGCGGCGGCGGCGAAATCGAAACGGGTCAGCGCATCGGCCAGTTGCCGGTGCTCTTGCGGATGGTCGCGGAGCAGGCCCGCTTCCAGCCGGTGGAATTCGTCCAGCGCGCTCAGGTTGGACGCGATCAGCATGCCGCGCAGGCGCTGCAGCAGCTCGGGCGTGATGCGCACGGCGTCGGCCGGCGGCGCCTGGTCTTCGGCCAGCGCCTCCAGGCTTTCGCGCGCGGCGGCCGAGGCATCGTTCAAACCCGCGCGCAGCGCGCCCAGTTGCAAGGCGCGCAGCCAGTCGTCGCCGGCACCGACGATGGCCTTCTCCTGCAGTTCGGCCAGCTGCGCCAGACGCATCGCGCCGACGGTGGCGGCCACGCCCTTGAGCGTGTGCAGCTGGCGCGCGGCATCGTCGCGCTGGCGCGAGCGCAGGGCGGTGGCCAGCTCGCCCATGATCTGGGTGGCGCCGTCGGGGAAGCCGCGCAGCACGTCGGCATAGACGCGGCGCTTGCCGCCGAAGCGCGACAGCGCGGCCGGCCAGTCGAGCAACGGCGGTTCATCGTTGGCCGCTTTGGGCGGCTCGATCGGCGCGGGGGCCGGCGCGGGCGCGGCGGCTTCGGTCTTGGCGGCTTCGACCGGCGCAGCGACGGGCGCCGCGTTTTCCTGCGCCACCGGCGATTCCACCACCGGCTCGCTGTTCGCCGCCACATTCGCGGCCTGATCGCGCCCGGTCCAATGCAGCAGCCGCGCGACCAGCGTGTCCAGATCGAAGGGCTTGCCCAGGTGATCGTTCATGCCCGCCGCCAGGCAGGCCTCACGATCGGAGGGCAGCACGTTCGCGGTCATGGCGATGATCGGCAGCTTGCGCAGGCCCAGGTTGCCGCGGATGCGTCGGGTGGCGGTGTAGCCGTCCATGTCCGGCATCTGGATGTCCATCAGCACCACTTCGTACTTGTTGGCGCCGCGGCTGAGCAACTGCAGCGCGGTGGCGCCGCCGCCGGCCACTTCCACGCGCGCGCCCTCGCTCTCCAGCAGATCGGTGACCACCTGCTGGTTGGTCGGATTGTCCTCCACCACCAGCAGCGACAGCCCGTCCAGGCGGCGGCGCGAGGGGCGCAGCGGTTCGGCTTCGGGCAGCGGCGGCGGCAGGCCCTGGCCCGAACGCGCGTCAGCCACCGCGTCGATCAGCATGGCCACGGTCACCGGCTTCATGAGGAAGCCGTCCAGCACCGCCTGCTCGCGCGACAAGCGCTCGACCAGCATCTCGCGGCCGTGCGCGGTCACCATCACGATCAGCGGCGCCTGGCCGGCGCCGAGCAGTTCGCGGATGCGGCGCCCGGTTTCCCAGCCGTCCAGGCCCGGCATGCGCCAGTCCAAGAAGATCACCTGGTAGGGCGTGGCCTCGGCATGCGCGCGCTCGACGAACTCCAGCGCCTCCTCGCCGCTGCGCGCGGCATCGGCCTTCCAGCCGATGGACTGGACCATGGCCGCGATCGCGTTGCGCGCGCTGTCGTTGTCGTCCACCACCAGCGCGCGCAGTTCGCGCAGGCGCTCGGGCGGACCGGCCGCGGCCTGGTCGCCGGGCAGCTCCAGCGACACGCTGAAGAAGAAGCGGCTGCCGCGCCCGCGCTCGCTCTGCACGCCCAGCTCGCCGCCCATCAGCCGCACCAGACGCTGGCTGATCGCCAGGCCCAGGCCGGTGCCGCCGAAGCGGCGGGTGGTGGACGCCTCGGCCTGGGAGAAGCCCTCGAAGATCGCCGCCAGCTTGTCCTCGTCGATGCCGATGCCGGTGTCGCGCACTTCGAACTCCAGCGCCACCCGCTGATCGTCGCCGCCGACCGCGCGCACCACCAGCACCACTTCGCCGTAATGGGTGAACTTGACCGCGTTGCCGAGCAGGTTGATCAGCACCTGCTGCAGGCGCAGCGAATCGCCGACCAGGCGCTTGGGCGCGCGCTCGTCGATGTCGAACACGATCTCGATGTCCTTGTCGCCGACGTTGGCGCTGAGGATCACCGAAATGTCGCGCAGCACCTGCTCCAGTTCGAACTCGTGCGACTCCAGGGTCTGCCGACCGGCCTCGATCTTGGAGAAGTCCAGGATGTCGTTGAGGATGCCCAGCAGGGTCTTGGCCGCGGTCTCGGTCTTGTTGGCGTAGTCCATCTGGCGCAGGTCCAGACGGGTCTTCTGCAGCAGTTGCAGCATGCCCAGGATCGCGTTCATGGGCGTGCGGATCTCATGGCTCATGTTGGCCAGGAAATCGCTCTTGGCCTTGCTGGCCGCCTCCGCCGCCGCCACCGCGTCCACCATCGCCGCCTCGGCGGCGCGCTGCACGGTGATGTCCTCTGCGATGGACCAGGTGTGCAGCTGGCCGTCGATGCGCAGGGCCACGCCGTTCAGGCGCACCGGCACGCGCGCGCCATCCTTGCGCACGAACTGCTTTTCGTACGGGCCGTAGCGGCCGCTGCCCTTGAGCGCGCGCTGCACCGCCTTTTCCTGCAGCTCGAACTCCTTGGGCGTGAGCCTGGACTGATCCAGCGCGCGCAGCTCGGCGTCGCTGTAGCCGGTGAGCGCGCGGAACTCCTCGTTGAACTCGACGAAGCGGCCGCTCTCGTCGGTGAGCGCGATGCCCAGCGGCGACAGCTCGAACAATCCGCGCAACTTGCGCTCGTTGGTCTCCAGCGCGGCCTCGCGGCGCTTGCGCTCGCGCAGGTCCACGGCGATGCCCAGGTAACCGGCGATCTCGCCGTCGTCCTTGCGCAGGGTGCTGACGTTGAGCAGCACCGGAATGCGGTCGCCGCCCTTGGTGATGTAGGTCCACTCGTTGGAATCGGGCTCGGTGCGGGCCTTGACCACGAACACTTCGAAGCCCGGGTCCACCGAACGCCCCAGTTCGGCCTGCAGCGCGTGCGCGCGCTCGGCCATTTCCAACGGGTCGTGGAAGATCGCCTGGGTCTCGCGTCCGACCACCTCGTCGGCCGAATAGCCCAGGATCGCCTCGGCGGCCGGATTGAACAGGGTGATCAAGCCCTGCGGATCGGAAGCGATGATCGCGTAACCGGCATTGGCCAGGATCGCGCGTTGCAACGCCGAATAGGCCTGCAGCTCGGCGGTGCGCTCCTCGACCTGATGCTCCAGGGTGGCGTTGAGCTGCAGGATCTCGGCCTGGGCTTCCTTGCGGTCGGCGATGTCGCGCACGGTCGAGGCCACGCCCACCACGCGGCCGCTGCCGCTGCGGATCGGCGCGGCGGAAATCTCCACGAACAGCGGCGAACCGTTGCGGTGGCGGCGGATGGTTTCGATCGCCACCGCTTCCTCGCCGGCCAGCGCGCGCTGCAGGATCTGGCCGTCTTCTGAGATGCGCTCGTAAGGCACCACCAGTTCCACCAGCGAACGGCCGATGGCGTCGTCGGCGCGGTAGCCGAACATCTGCTCGGCGGCGCGGTTCCATTCGGTCACCCGCCCGTCGGGCGAAGTGCCGACGATGGCGTCGTGCGAGCTTTCCACGATCGCCGCCAGGCGCGCGCTCTGCGCGATCGATCGGCGCTTGCGTTCGCTGGACCCCAGGAACAGGTACAGCATCACCGCCAGCAGCGCGCCCAGGCCGGCGATGGCCGCGGCCGCACGCAGCGGCTGCTGCAGTTCCAACGCGGCCAAGGTGGCCGGCCGCGCCTTGATCTCCATGCGCCACTGGCGGCCGTACAGCTCCAGCGTGCGGGCGCGCGAGCGCGCGTCGTCGATGCCGTCGGCGGCGCCGGCGGAGGCGAAGATGCGGTAATGCTGGGCGATGTCGGTGACATCGGTCAGGGCGAAGTCGTACTCGCCATGGGCCTGTTCGAAACCGGCCAGGATCTCGTCGCTGACCAGCGGCGCGAACACCCAGCCGATGCCCGCGGCCTGGGCCGCGTCGGCGGCCGGCGTCTGCGCGCCGGCGTAGACCGGCAGCAACAGCAGCAGGCTGCGGTTGGGCCGGTCGCGCGCCTGCAGCAGGGTGATCGGCGCGGTCAGGGTGGCACGGCCGCTCTTGAGCGCGGCCAGCGCGGCCTCGCGCCGGTAGCGCTCGGAGGCGATGTCCAGGCCCAGCGCGTCGCGATTGGTCGCTTCCGGTTCCAGGTAGCGGATCAGGAATTTCTCGCCCTTGCGCGGCGTCAGCTGGCGCAGCTTGACCTCGCGCGCGCCCTCGGCGCGCAGGCTGGCCAGGAAGGCGCCCTCGCGCCCGGCCGGCACCCGCGCGATGTAGCCGTAGCCGCGTGCGCCCGGGAACTCGCGCGCCATATCCAGCGATTCCACATAACGGCGGAAGCGCTCGCGGTTGATCGCGCCGCCGGCGCCGATGACCGCGCCGCGCGCGCCGCGCAAGCCGTATTCGTACATCCGCATGCGCGCGGTCAGATCGGCCGCGGCCTGGTCGGCCAGGCCGTCCAGCAGCTGCTGGGTGCGGGTCTGGTTGCCGGCGTGCTGGCGCAAGCCGACCATCACCGCTCCGGCCAATCCGAGCAGCAGTACCAGCACAGCCAAGCGCGCGGGGCTGCGGAAACGGCTAATGGGGCTCCCCTCCCAAGTTAGAGCCCTGAAAAGTAACAAAACGCGTGTGCAGAATCCGAGGGGGATTGCGCGGAATGGGCCAGTTGAGGCCCCGGTGCGGCGGGCCGTGGCAGCCCGCCGGTCCTCGCCCGGCCCGGTTCGGTGCCACCGGAGTGACCACCGGCGCATGTGTCGGCACCGGAATGGTGGTTGAATGCGCGGGCCTCCCCACCACGAGATCCGCATGAAGTTCCTGGTGATGATCTACAACGACGACGGCCTGCTCCAAGCCCTGCCCGACGGTGCTACCGATACCATGATGCGCGAGTGCCTGCTGCACGCCGACGAGCTGCGCGACCAGGGCCACTTGCTGGATTCGCAACAATTGCACGCGCCCACCACCGCCAAGACCCTGCGCGTGCGCGGCGGCCGCGCCACCATCACCGACGGCCCCTTCGCCGAAACCAAGGAATACTTGGGAGGTTTCAACCTCATCGAAGCGGCCGACATGGACGAGGCCCTGCGCATCGCCCAGCAGTTCCCCTGGGCAAACTCCGGCGCGATCGAAGTGCGGCCAGTGATCGATATCGCCCAGGTGCGGGAGC from Lysobacter silvisoli includes:
- a CDS encoding YciI family protein, giving the protein MKFLVMIYNDDGLLQALPDGATDTMMRECLLHADELRDQGHLLDSQQLHAPTTAKTLRVRGGRATITDGPFAETKEYLGGFNLIEAADMDEALRIAQQFPWANSGAIEVRPVIDIAQVRERVGA
- a CDS encoding diguanylate cyclase yields the protein MSVTLYDVEALPGTAAASQRARLLVVDDQPINIRALHEVFSADHDVFMATNGAQALAFCRQTPPDLVLLDVVMPDMSGLEVCRALKADAQTESIPVIFVTSLDDPAEEAACWDAGGVDFITKPINALTVRNRVRAHLTLKLQSDLLRRMAWVDGLTGVANRRQFDERLEREWQRCRRAGQPLSASIVDIDHFKAYNDTYGHLAGDDCLRQVAAAIEGSLARAGDLVARTGGEEFTCLLPEIDLDGALTVVENVERAVRALGIVHAGSELGVVTVSIGVASARADGESTIAGLLTQADNGLYRAKRAGRARVCAADGDADASGA
- a CDS encoding CHASE domain-containing hybrid sensor histidine kinase/response regulator, whose protein sequence is MLVLLLGLAGAVMVGLRQHAGNQTRTQQLLDGLADQAAADLTARMRMYEYGLRGARGAVIGAGGAINRERFRRYVESLDMAREFPGARGYGYIARVPAGREGAFLASLRAEGAREVKLRQLTPRKGEKFLIRYLEPEATNRDALGLDIASERYRREAALAALKSGRATLTAPITLLQARDRPNRSLLLLLPVYAGAQTPAADAAQAAGIGWVFAPLVSDEILAGFEQAHGEYDFALTDVTDIAQHYRIFASAGAADGIDDARSRARTLELYGRQWRMEIKARPATLAALELQQPLRAAAAIAGLGALLAVMLYLFLGSSERKRRSIAQSARLAAIVESSHDAIVGTSPDGRVTEWNRAAEQMFGYRADDAIGRSLVELVVPYERISEDGQILQRALAGEEAVAIETIRRHRNGSPLFVEISAAPIRSGSGRVVGVASTVRDIADRKEAQAEILQLNATLEHQVEERTAELQAYSALQRAILANAGYAIIASDPQGLITLFNPAAEAILGYSADEVVGRETQAIFHDPLEMAERAHALQAELGRSVDPGFEVFVVKARTEPDSNEWTYITKGGDRIPVLLNVSTLRKDDGEIAGYLGIAVDLRERKRREAALETNERKLRGLFELSPLGIALTDESGRFVEFNEEFRALTGYSDAELRALDQSRLTPKEFELQEKAVQRALKGSGRYGPYEKQFVRKDGARVPVRLNGVALRIDGQLHTWSIAEDITVQRAAEAAMVDAVAAAEAASKAKSDFLANMSHEIRTPMNAILGMLQLLQKTRLDLRQMDYANKTETAAKTLLGILNDILDFSKIEAGRQTLESHEFELEQVLRDISVILSANVGDKDIEIVFDIDERAPKRLVGDSLRLQQVLINLLGNAVKFTHYGEVVLVVRAVGGDDQRVALEFEVRDTGIGIDEDKLAAIFEGFSQAEASTTRRFGGTGLGLAISQRLVRLMGGELGVQSERGRGSRFFFSVSLELPGDQAAAGPPERLRELRALVVDDNDSARNAIAAMVQSIGWKADAARSGEEALEFVERAHAEATPYQVIFLDWRMPGLDGWETGRRIRELLGAGQAPLIVMVTAHGREMLVERLSREQAVLDGFLMKPVTVAMLIDAVADARSGQGLPPPLPEAEPLRPSRRRLDGLSLLVVEDNPTNQQVVTDLLESEGARVEVAGGGATALQLLSRGANKYEVVLMDIQMPDMDGYTATRRIRGNLGLRKLPIIAMTANVLPSDREACLAAGMNDHLGKPFDLDTLVARLLHWTGRDQAANVAANSEPVVESPVAQENAAPVAAPVEAAKTEAAAPAPAPAPIEPPKAANDEPPLLDWPAALSRFGGKRRVYADVLRGFPDGATQIMGELATALRSRQRDDAARQLHTLKGVAATVGAMRLAQLAELQEKAIVGAGDDWLRALQLGALRAGLNDASAAARESLEALAEDQAPPADAVRITPELLQRLRGMLIASNLSALDEFHRLEAGLLRDHPQEHRQLADALTRFDFAAAAEVCGRLLAVPR